The genomic region CTATATTAACTAAAAGAGTAGAATATAATGTAATGGGCTAATACTAAAACGGAGGTACATTAATCCAGTATGGTTCTGTGTGCACGACCTTAGAATCTAGCTGGTCGTGAACCTGGACAGTCTCCATGGACTGCTCCTGGACATCATAGATGTATAGATCCCTGTCGCCAAGTAAGAAGTCTAAGAAGAAATAGAGGGTGCTGCCTTTCAGGTTATTGGTGCTTGCAGAGCACCAAGTTGCCATGTTGGTGCCGGTCAAGAGAAAAGCCCTGTCACCGATATCATCCACCCGGTGCCAGGCCACGgtttcctcgccgcaggagtcCTCCATCTTGAAGATTCGAGCAGCACTGACGTTGGTGGGATCAAAACCGACATAGAAGACGCAGACGGCAAAAAGCTCGTCCATGGACTCTACCAAGTGGATGGAGCAGATGCCGTCAGGAAACTTGATGCCGAACTCTGGGGAGACATCAAACTCGTGGAACTCTACGGTGGGAGGGTGGCCATGATCGGACGGGAAATCTAAGTCAACGACGCACATCTTGTTTTGGTGCGATTCCATGAAGCAAAAATGCAGCTTCCCTTTAAGCGCGGCGACGCTTCCAATGACTTTCTTGGTGGGCGTAGAGGGGGTGCGGAACTCATCGAGGAACTCGTAGTCGCCAATGTCGTAGGTGTGCTGTCCCCACCTCCGGTCAGCCCCGCCATTGACACGGCAGAACCACATGAGAGGATCGGCGACGTCGAGGAGCACCACGGCGCAGTCCGGGTGGGCGGCGGAGTTGTGGGTGAGCAGGCACTTGCAGTTGGTGGGGATGTAGTGGTCGTCGTGTATGGGTGGGAGGGTGATGGTCTCCCCGGTGAGCGGATGCCACATGGAGGCCTCCGACGTCACTTGTCCAAGGATGACCAGCCAGCCTTGAGGCGTGCTGAAGAAGTTGCCCTCCATGGCCTGAGGCCTGCTGTCGTGCGTGTAGACGATGCTCCGCTCAGGCAGGCTGTACATGAGCATCTTTGCGGCAGCGGTAGGAGTAGAGCCTGCTGGATGAACAACGGCGGGATCCTCGTACTCGTAGACGAGTAAGGGAACAGAGGAGAGGACCTGCGGTGGTGACTGGATGCTAGTCCTCCTGCCGCCGCGGCCATTGCTGCGGCCGGCGTTCAATAGCATGCCCACCATGATGGTAGGTTGTACCTGCTGCCATGATTCAAAATCGCAAGCGTAAGTATAAAATCTAAGCAAAACAGGTATTTTGTACATTGGGGATAGCTCACCAGCAAGATGTCGTCGAATCGATTCGTGGGAGGCAGAGGTGCTACAGCTAATGGATCTCTAATCTTGAGACGCAGAGGTGCTACAGCTAGACGCCGATTGGCTCGCTTTTATATTGTCCTCCGCCGCCGGATCGGATGGGAGGAGTTCCGCTCGAATCGGGGAATTGCACGCCCCGCCCAAACAACCACGCACAAAATCAGGAGGCGATTTCTGCGCGTCCTCTGATGCGGGCTCAGTTGGGCCGACGCCGCCATTAACTGCTGTCGGTTATTTGCCTGGTGATGTTTTACAAATTCAGAGAAATCATCGGTCTGTTTTACAAACTACGGTGCGGCAACCTCGCAAGTGACAATTCTATCATGTTACATATTTGTTTCTGATTCTGAAAACTCGACTACGACAATATTACCATGCCCCATTTTGTCCCAGACTGTCCCGTCAACAAAACCAGTTCCCTGTTGCAGTTCTCTTTTGATCCGAGCAGTCTTCTAACTTCTGATTGGTTAAGGCCATCTACCTGATGTAGCTATGCAGTTGAAACGTTGGGATTAGTCTTCTCTGAAAGAAGGGGAACACTGAGAAATTGAATTCGGTGACAATATTCTCAACAGCTGGATATTTCAGAACCAACTAAGGAATATATCCAGCTACTCTATCTTTTTATATATACAACCTACAATATACATATTATCTTATAAAATACAatacttttatcacttatattaTAAATGTTCTCTACGCCCGCGGGCGTTCATCAGTTactagcattttagaagtaataatCTCAACCATACATTCATGTCATCCATACATTCAGGTCATGCATTATTATTTTAGAAGTTAATAGGCTCAGGAACACGGTATTTACAACAGGACTTCACGATCGCCGCGGCTGAATCATGCATACATGCATTCAGGTCATCCAACTCAGCCATCCATACACGAAAGAATAGTGCCAAAACGGGAgcaaattatttatttattttactgAATCAATATTAACTAAAAGAGTAGCAGGAAGCTATATTAACTAAAAGAGTAGAATATAATGTAATGGGCTAATACTAAAACGGAGGTACATTAATCCAGTATGGTTCTGTGTGCACGACCTTCAAATCTAGCTGGTCGTGAACCTGGACAGTCTCCAGGGACTGCTCCTGTACATCATAGATGTATAGGTCCCTGTCGCCAAGTAAGAAGTGGAGGAAGAAGTAGAGGGTGCTGCCTTTCAGGTTATTGGTGCTTGCAGAGCACCAAGTTGCCATGTTGGTGCCCATCAAGAGAAAAGCCCTGTCACCGATATCATCCACCCGGTGCCAGGCCACGgtttcctcgccgcaggagtcCTCCATCTTGAAGATTCCAGCGGCACTAACGTTGGTGGGATCAAAACCGACATAGAAGACGCAGACGGCAAAAAGCTCGTCCATGGACTCTACCAAGTGGATGCTGGCAGAGCAGACGCCGTCAGGAAACTTGATGCCGAACTCTGGGGAGACATCAAACTCGTGGAACTCTGCGGTGGGAGGGTGGCCATGATCGGACGGGAAATCTAAGTCAACGACGCACATCTTGTTTTGGTGCGATTCCATGAAGCAAAAATGCAGCTTCCCTTTAAGCGCGGCGACGCTTCTGATGACGTTCTTGGTGGGCGTAGAGGGGGTGCGGAACTCATCGGGGAACTCGTAGTCGCCAATGTCGTAGGTGTGCTGTCCCCACCTCCGGTCAGCCCCGCCATTGACACGGCAGAACCACATGAGAGGATCGGCGACGTCGAGAAGCACGACGGCGCAGTCCGGGTGGGCGGCGGAGTTGTGGGTGAGCAGGCACTTGCAGTTGGTGGGGATGTGGTGGTCGTCATGTATGGGTGGGAGGGTGATGGTCTCCCCGGTGAGCGGATGCCACATGGAGGCCTCCGACGTCACTTCTCCATGCCCAAGGATGACCAGCCAGCCTTGAGGCGTGCTGAAGAAGTTGCCCTCCATGGCCTGAGGCCTGCTGTCGTGCGTGTAGACGATGCTCCGCTCAGGCAGGCTGTACATGAGCATCTTTGCGGCAGCGGTAGGAGTAGAGCCGGCGGGATCCTCGTACTCGTAGACGAGTAAGGGAACAGAGGAGAGGACCTGCGGCGGTGACTGGATGCTAGTCCTCCTGCCGCCGCGGCCATTGCTGCGGCCGGCGTTCAATAGCATGCCCACCATGATGGTAGGTTGTACCTGCTGCCATGATTCAAATTGCAAGCGTAACTATAAAATCTAAGCAAAACAGGTATGTAGATTGGGGATAGCTCACCAGCAAGATGTCGTCGAATCGATTCGTGGGAGGCAGAGGTGCTACAGCTAATggatctccaaatcttgagacgcAGAGGTGCTACAGCTAGATGCAGATTGGCTCGCTTTATATAGTCATCCGCCGCCGGATCGGATGGGAGGAGTTCCGCTCGAATCGGGGAATTGCACTCCCCGCCCAAACAACCACGCACAAAATCAGGAGGCGATTTCTGCGCGTCCTCTGATGCGGGCTCAGTTGGGCCGACGCCGCCATTAACTGCTGTCGGTTATTTGCCTGGTGATGTTTTACAAATTCAGAGAAATCATCGGTCTGTTTTACAAACTACGGTGCGGCAACCTCGCAAGTGACAATTCTATCATGTTACATATTTGTTTCTGATTCTGAAAACTCGACTACGACAATATTACCATGCCCCATTTTGTCCCAGACTGTCCCGTCAACAAAACCAGTTCCCTGTTGCAGTTCTCTTTTGATCCGAGCAGTCTTCTAACTTCTGATTGGTTAAGGCCATCTACCTGATGTAGCTATGCAGTTGAAACATTGAGATTAGTGTTCTCTGAAAGAAGGGGAACACTGAGAAATTGAATTCGGTGACAATATTCTCAACAGCTGGATATTTATAGATCTACTTGTGAGTTGAAACTGCGCTACTGCACTGAAGTAACCTACATTTTTTCCAACTCCAATAGTAGGAATGTCTGCAAGAACGCCGAGATGACAAGCTAAACCAAAACCTGCTGGATGCAGAAGCTACAGGGTGTGACCCAACGACATATATTAAAAAAAACAATGTAAGGAAGATATAAAGAACATATTATGTTGATTTTACATTACTGAAGCTTTGTGGGTTATTTTATATGCATACCAGACAAGATGAACCATATCACCAAGTCTTTTTGCTGAGGCATTCTTTTTCTCAAAATAGCATAGAAACAGAAAATGCTCCATTTTCAATGGATACTAATAGCAATAGCCTAGCATAGTTGAGAAAGATTGTCTATTTCACCGGATCTTTCCAATAAGGATTCATATATTGAGGCAGTTTTCTCTCAAAATACCAAATCTTCTGAAGCAACAGAGAAACTATTCTAAAATGAGCACAGGTTTCCTTACCAAAAAAAAAACTAAGGTTCTTATGAAATCCAATAACACGATGCACACATCATAGATTATTTTACAATCTATCTATAAAATCTAAGTTTACATGTACAAAATGCCAACATTGTCAACTAAAGCATTAAACTAGCTGTCTAGCTATATGCAACAAGTTAGCTACTTGAAACCATTACTGTAAAAATGAGACTGCCAGTATCAGCAAGCGATTAATGTGTTTTACCTCGCGGATGGAGCAATCCATTTCCATCAACCATGAGCAACTGCAGCAGGGCAGAATGGTAAAACCTTAGAAAAGGCAAGGGCAAATACAGTTAAAAGATATATTGATTCAGAAGATGTTATAACCTATGGTGATTATGCAAGACATCTCATAAACTAAAATGATTTGTAGTCATGAAATGTAATCGCTTGAACAGTATAATTCTTCAAATGTGTAGCTCCAGTAGTCAGTGAGTGTATTTACATGATAATAAAGAACAGCATATGCCTTTTTAATTTCCTATTGGCCCCTTATGCAACCTGAACATTTTAGAAAGTGATGGTATGGTATCACTTACAAGTTACAATTGAAGCGCAAAGGATTTTTTTCGACTAAATTTCTTGTTGCAGCAACCGAATGAATTTTACCTGTGGGCAGAAATGAGGTGCATTGATCTTCAGCTTTTCCAAGAGTCCAAGAAGAACTGGAGCCTGTAATGATAGATAGTTTGGTTTGCTTGTTCAACATACATGTTGGTACAGTTTAACAATAACATGAAATTATATATCATACATTTTTATCAGACAACACAAAAGAAAGAATTTTTGAAAGACATGCACCTTTCTCAAGATCTATGATTTTGGATTGATCATACTAGAATCCCTTGGCTCTAGACTTTAGAGGCAGTAAGAACGAACAGTTAGCAACAGGCCATGTCACACTTCTTGCAGCAAAGGTAACAACTTAATTATTGGTTGAAAGACAGCAATTTTTCTATGAAAACAATTGCACGCCCAAAAATGCATAATACCTCTCTGAATGCAAGAAAACCAGGAATATATGGCACTTGCAGTCGAACAACATTGAACTCTTCATGGACAACTTCTAAAGTATCGGCATTGAGGACTACCACCGCGGCACATGCTGTGGATGGGTCTTCCTTCAAGAAGCTGATGTCAGTCCCACCAATATACTTCAGTTTGCACCACTCAGGTTCATCTAAACCTGAGCCCACCGAAGGTAAACTCCAGGCAAATTCATCTTCAAGAATAAGTTTACTCTTGAGCATGTCTTGTGTTCTGTATGGCCAAACACCAGCAAGAGATATGAGTCAACTCCTCCTTGGCAGACTGAAGAGATGACTACAAACAGGTGGTGTGGAAGGGGACCAAGGCATACTTGATCCATTCTTGTTTCTTCAGCACTAACTCATGATCATCTCCTTCTTGATACCCTTGAGCATCATCCATTCCTATTGTACTCCTCAAAGACAGCTAATTCTCGGTGGTTCTGAACCCTCCAGAGAAGATGACAGACCTAGCTGTCAACAAAATGTAGAAAGCGCAATTCAGCAATAGGACCCATAAGATGCAGATTGATGTTCAAAATAATGAGTAGCATTGTGGTAGGCTCTCGGTGCAGTGATTAAGAGCTCATCGTGCCCCCAACCCCCAACCCCCACCACACCCACTCTTTGGACGTTTCCCCTAGGGTCAATGGCTGAGCTGGTTAATTTTCACacctcgggctaccatcaaagtACACCAACACCTTGTCAAATACCACTCCCACACGGCCACACCGGGTCTAATACAGATAGATAACAAAACTAGCTCATAAATGCATAAGTTTAGAAGATATCTCAATTCCATGCTTAAATCCACAGCATGCTTGATGAAAACATGGAAGTGGTAAAACAATGCCTAATTAATGAAGGTTTCGGTTCGCCACTTCGCCATCGCCTCTCATATATTCATCAAAAATAGAATTTATGTCTTGGTCCTCTTCACTCTGCAAGTGACATGAGATTTCTCGATTGGGGAATTTAACATTGAAATAAAGATTAGGGTTCGGGAATTTACCTTGCCGCTCTCTGGGGACTGAACTTGGGCCTGGCTTGCTGTTGCTATCGGCTTGTCGCGACCGCGTGCCGGCTACCGGCCGCGGGCGACCACCCTGCTGCTGTGTGCGCGTGCTGACAGCAGCTAGCGGCCGGCGCCCCGGCTGCACGCCTACAACTTGAGTACTTGACGACCAGCAGTAGCCCGGCCGCGAGCGGGGGGACGACTGACTGCTCAGATTAGATGCTTCACCGCAAGATGCCCTTGTCCGATGTAACGGCGACTATGGAGCCGGGAGCCCGGGACAAGAAAGAAGAGCGAGAGATGCGGCTGTGGTGACGTGGTAACTCATGAGACTATGGCATGTTTGGAACAAATTTAGCTCTAGCTTCAGCTCAATTTTGATAGATTAACTGAAACAAatcattagatgctaaaattataGAGTTAGAGCTATAAGTCTTTAAAAACATTTAGATAAGTCATTTTATTTATTGGATAAAATtatttttaaaactatttaaattaATATTATAAATTATAATTCTACACTGGTGCTAAAACCTAAAGCCATTCGAAACATCTCCTATATGTGAACAATATTTTTTTCGAAAAATCTCTCGTCTATATTTCAGTACCGTCATCCCTATCATGTCCTTTATACGTTAAATGTTAAATGATtatattaaagacattttttATTTAGATTTTTAAAGTTTGCATATTAGTTAAACAAAGTTTTGCTATGCTCTCAAATATTGCTTAATTACTATTTAAAGTATAAAAAATAGATTGAGAAGATAAGATAGGAGTCTATATATACAGGATATGAGCATCTATATTTAAAGGACTTTGTTAACGCATACAGTGATACAGAGGAGGAAAATCTATTTAAATATAGGGTAGGGGAGTGTCCGTGATTTGAgtaagcacatgtagggatggcaattttacccgTGGGTTCGGATATCCGGGTTCGGGCACGAAATTTGACCAGTGGGTCTTACCCGTACCCGACTCGATTTTTATTATGGGTCGGGTATGGATTTGATTTCTTACTCGCGGGTACCCGACGGATATCCAAAAATAGTGATTTTAGATTTTCAACCTACCAATACGCTAGCTAGCCATCCATCCTCGACGGCTCATCCTACTATCATCCCTTCCTGTCTGATGATGCTTCTGATCTGGTTCTAGTACTAGTGTCAATACGTTTGATAAAGTGCCAGTATGTAGTACCAGTGCTATCTAGTacgagtgtgtttggtttgatgaatgaagtgatccatcttcttctcactcctcacttttttatttggtttgtggaatagaatgggttgatccatcaccaccccattcctcataagctaataattagtatatacatgaggagtggattgattccaccaaaattgatggaatgaacttatgatgcatcacctcatgaagcatagagtgactccacaaaccaaacacaccatacAAGTACTTGAGCTAAGAGAGTGTTAATACACCAGACGAC from Zea mays cultivar B73 chromosome 6, Zm-B73-REFERENCE-NAM-5.0, whole genome shotgun sequence harbors:
- the LOC100273956 gene encoding uncharacterized protein LOC100273956, producing the protein MVGMLLNAGRSNGRGGRRTSIQSPPQVLSSVPLLVYEYEDPAVVHPAGSTPTAAAKMLMYSLPERSIVYTHDSRPQAMEGNFFSTPQGWLVILGQVTSEASMWHPLTGETITLPPIHDDHYIPTNCKCLLTHNSAAHPDCAVVLLDVADPLMWFCRVNGGADRRWGQHTYDIGDYEFLDEFRTPSTPTKKVIGSVAALKGKLHFCFMESHQNKMCVVDLDFPSDHGHPPTVEFHEFDVSPEFGIKFPDGICSIHLVESMDELFAVCVFYVGFDPTNVSAARIFKMEDSCGEETVAWHRVDDIGDRAFLLTGTNMATWCSASTNNLKGSTLYFFLDFLLGDRDLYIYDVQEQSMETVQVHDQLDSKVVHTEPYWINVPPF
- the LOC109939219 gene encoding uncharacterized protein, with the translated sequence MVGMLLNAGRSNGRGGRRTSIQSPPQVLSSVPLLVYEYEDPAGSTPTAAAKMLMYSLPERSIVYTHDSRPQAMEGNFFSTPQGWLVILGHGEVTSEASMWHPLTGETITLPPIHDDHHIPTNCKCLLTHNSAAHPDCAVVLLDVADPLMWFCRVNGGADRRWGQHTYDIGDYEFPDEFRTPSTPTKNVIRSVAALKGKLHFCFMESHQNKMCVVDLDFPSDHGHPPTAEFHEFDVSPEFGIKFPDGVCSASIHLVESMDELFAVCVFYVGFDPTNVSAAGIFKMEDSCGEETVAWHRVDDIGDRAFLLMGTNMATWCSASTNNLKGSTLYFFLHFLLGDRDLYIYDVQEQSLETVQVHDQLDLKVVHTEPYWINVPPF